The following are from one region of the Planctomycetaceae bacterium genome:
- a CDS encoding universal stress protein, with protein sequence MIELQRILVATDFSEHSDNAVRYAAEFAKVFGSELHLLHVAERVPIMYGEGGAVTPEIESEAITRAQGMLNDLLADSVNLKVERSVVPGHPFVEICRYAKDHDIDLIVIGTHGRGAFAHLLMGSVAERVVRKAKCPVMTVREGEHEFVMP encoded by the coding sequence ATGATTGAACTGCAGCGAATTCTGGTGGCCACAGACTTCAGTGAACACAGCGACAACGCGGTCCGCTACGCTGCGGAGTTCGCGAAGGTCTTTGGATCGGAGCTTCACCTGCTGCACGTGGCCGAACGCGTTCCGATCATGTACGGAGAAGGCGGCGCAGTGACTCCGGAAATCGAATCCGAAGCGATCACCCGTGCGCAGGGCATGCTGAACGACCTTCTGGCTGATTCCGTGAACCTGAAGGTTGAACGCAGTGTCGTACCGGGACATCCGTTCGTGGAAATCTGCCGCTACGCAAAGGATCACGACATCGACCTGATCGTGATCGGCACGCACGGTCGCGGAGCGTTCGCTCATCTGCTGATGGGCAGCGTCGCGGAACGCGTCGTCCGGAAAGCAAAGTGCCCGGTGATGACGGTTCGTGAAGGCGAACATGAATTCGTCATGCCGTAG
- a CDS encoding sigma-70 family RNA polymerase sigma factor has protein sequence MNASSDQQLIRQSLDGDDSAFDELVTRYQDRLVHSLEFALGSRDDALEAAQQAFISAWRRLATFRHEAEFYSWLYRIAMNAAISRRRKQRIETTSLESLEEASGASPADPNPAADPAHPMSSEERVRIVRQALQEVAEEFRQPLIMKEMDGFSYEQIASILEIPLGTVRSRIFRARQELTERLKRVLGDDR, from the coding sequence TTGAACGCCTCGTCCGACCAACAACTCATCAGGCAATCGCTTGACGGAGACGACAGCGCCTTCGACGAGCTTGTCACGCGCTACCAGGACCGGCTGGTTCACAGCCTGGAATTCGCGCTGGGTTCGCGCGACGATGCGCTGGAAGCCGCGCAGCAGGCATTCATTTCCGCATGGCGGCGACTGGCGACGTTTCGTCACGAAGCGGAGTTCTATTCCTGGCTGTACCGCATCGCGATGAACGCAGCCATCAGTCGTCGTCGAAAGCAGCGGATCGAAACAACGTCGCTGGAGTCCCTCGAAGAAGCGTCGGGCGCATCACCCGCGGATCCAAATCCCGCCGCCGACCCGGCTCATCCGATGTCCAGCGAGGAACGTGTCCGCATCGTTCGACAGGCGCTGCAGGAGGTCGCGGAAGAATTTCGACAGCCGCTGATCATGAAGGAGATGGACGGATTCTCGTACGAACAGATCGCGTCGATCCTGGAGATTCCGCTGGGTACCGTCCGCAGCCGCATTTTTCGTGCTCGCCAGGAACTCACCGAACGCCTGAAGCGTGTGCTGGGTGATGATCGCTGA
- the mqnB gene encoding futalosine hydrolase has translation MPNLILIPTAGERAVMEPLLQPTTSDDRWRIELCGFGIAAAAARTAMLVERHRPERVILTGTAGTFDEELAVGEAFNFSRVGCYGIGAGSGDEFITAGEMGWRHWRVDGSFSIKETDCTDSGIGDLLELSNVSASADRLLLTACAASANAEDLRRRREKFPRAAAEDMEGFGVAVACRMAEIPLQIIRGISNQAGDRDKTHWKTNAALQSAATVVIENTHCG, from the coding sequence GTGCCCAATCTCATTCTGATCCCCACTGCCGGCGAACGAGCCGTCATGGAGCCTCTGCTGCAACCGACCACCTCGGATGATCGGTGGAGGATCGAACTGTGCGGCTTCGGGATTGCGGCGGCGGCGGCGCGCACGGCGATGCTTGTGGAAAGACATCGTCCGGAACGTGTGATTCTGACTGGAACCGCAGGCACGTTCGACGAAGAGCTTGCGGTCGGCGAGGCATTCAACTTCAGCCGCGTCGGTTGCTACGGCATCGGTGCAGGCTCGGGCGATGAGTTCATCACGGCGGGCGAAATGGGCTGGCGGCACTGGCGCGTCGACGGCAGCTTTTCGATTAAGGAAACGGATTGCACCGACTCCGGGATTGGCGATCTCCTGGAACTCAGCAATGTTTCAGCATCGGCTGACCGACTGCTGCTGACCGCCTGCGCGGCCTCAGCGAACGCGGAAGACCTCCGGCGCCGGCGCGAAAAGTTTCCGCGTGCCGCTGCGGAAGACATGGAAGGCTTCGGCGTCGCCGTCGCCTGCCGGATGGCGGAAATTCCGCTGCAGATTATTCGAGGAATCTCCAACCAGGCGGGCGATCGCGACAAGACTCACTGGAAAACCAACGCAGCCCTTCAGTCCGCCGCGACGGTTGTCATCGAAAACACACACTGCGGCTGA
- a CDS encoding 1,4-dihydroxy-6-naphthoate synthase has product MSHTIRLGISTCPNDTFAFHGLLTRAVDWRGLNFEVELLDIQELNDRLFADDFDVAKTSFHAALLLSDRTVVLPSGAALGFGVGPLLLSSLPDARPTDKTQTTLCPGKHTTAALLFELFHPQTTCVRHVVFSDIMPMLRRGEADFGVCIHEGRFTWQQQGLGLVEDLGTRWEAETHCPLPLGGIVAQRRLSPETIATVQAVIHDSLQLALADRDAALPTMRKYAQEFDDGVLMQHVDLYVNDWTVDLGSVGRQALTELSGRAKTVGLVPDTAVPIEVFGATPSAEFSER; this is encoded by the coding sequence ATGTCCCACACCATTCGACTTGGAATCTCCACGTGTCCGAACGACACGTTTGCGTTTCACGGGCTGCTGACGCGCGCCGTTGACTGGCGGGGCCTGAATTTTGAAGTGGAATTGCTGGACATTCAGGAATTGAACGACCGGCTGTTCGCTGATGACTTTGATGTCGCCAAGACCAGTTTTCACGCGGCGCTGCTGTTGTCGGATCGGACTGTGGTGCTGCCGAGCGGGGCGGCTCTGGGATTCGGAGTTGGTCCGTTGCTGCTGTCTTCGCTGCCCGACGCCAGACCGACGGACAAGACGCAAACAACCCTGTGTCCCGGAAAGCACACAACAGCGGCGTTGCTGTTCGAGTTGTTTCATCCGCAGACGACTTGTGTTCGGCATGTTGTTTTCTCCGACATCATGCCGATGCTGCGACGCGGCGAAGCGGATTTCGGTGTTTGCATTCACGAAGGACGCTTTACGTGGCAACAGCAGGGGCTTGGGCTGGTGGAAGACCTGGGTACGCGCTGGGAGGCTGAGACGCACTGCCCTCTTCCGCTGGGAGGCATCGTTGCTCAGCGGCGTCTGTCACCGGAAACGATCGCAACCGTCCAGGCGGTGATTCACGATTCGCTGCAGTTGGCCCTGGCGGATCGTGACGCCGCGCTGCCCACGATGAGAAAGTACGCTCAGGAATTCGACGACGGTGTCTTGATGCAGCACGTGGATTTGTACGTCAACGACTGGACGGTGGATCTGGGCAGCGTCGGCCGGCAGGCGCTGACGGAACTTTCCGGGAGAGCGAAGACGGTCGGACTGGTGCCGGATACCGCCGTTCCCATCGAAGTCTTCGGAGCCACGCCATCGGCTGAGTTTTCAGAACGGTAG
- a CDS encoding prolipoprotein diacylglyceryl transferase, with amino-acid sequence MRKVLLRIVFDQYWQMESVGNELLVGAGWVLAAWTLIAVVGLAVLWKLTRDSGQVLSSLLFWAIIPTAIVMIPVLGLPLAKSGVPLFGYGLMLFVGFASGTLLATRRARQVGLDPNVVWDLTMWLLIPGIIGARVIYLLQNWQRVVGGKAGMDAVLATVNLTDGGIVFYGCVIGGVIGAITFCRRRNIRILQLGDVVIPSLMLGLGFGRIGCFLYGCCFGGPCSLPWAVRFPPDSLTFQKLVERGTIPPDAAATIPLHPTQIYSSILAFSLAAFLTWYFRHRPFEGAVLALGCTIYPINRFVLEVIRDDEPARMGTGLTFSQLMSIGIFLTGCGMLIWLSHRHRGEHSAAGATKAGAG; translated from the coding sequence ATGCGAAAAGTCCTTCTAAGAATCGTCTTCGATCAATACTGGCAGATGGAATCCGTCGGCAACGAGCTGCTCGTCGGCGCGGGATGGGTGCTTGCCGCGTGGACGCTGATCGCGGTCGTCGGACTCGCCGTCCTGTGGAAGCTGACTCGCGATTCCGGTCAGGTGCTTTCATCGCTGCTGTTCTGGGCCATCATTCCGACGGCTATCGTCATGATTCCCGTGCTGGGGTTGCCGCTGGCAAAGTCCGGTGTCCCGCTGTTCGGCTATGGCCTCATGCTGTTCGTCGGCTTCGCGTCAGGAACGCTGCTGGCAACACGACGGGCACGGCAGGTGGGACTTGATCCGAACGTCGTGTGGGATCTGACGATGTGGCTGCTGATTCCCGGAATCATCGGAGCTCGCGTGATCTACCTGCTGCAGAACTGGCAGCGCGTTGTCGGCGGCAAAGCAGGAATGGACGCTGTCCTGGCGACCGTAAACCTTACGGACGGCGGAATCGTGTTCTATGGCTGCGTGATCGGCGGGGTGATCGGTGCGATCACCTTCTGCCGGCGCCGAAACATCCGCATTCTGCAGTTGGGCGATGTCGTGATTCCGTCGCTGATGCTGGGCCTTGGCTTCGGACGAATCGGATGTTTCCTTTACGGATGCTGCTTCGGCGGACCATGTTCTCTGCCGTGGGCCGTCCGGTTTCCTCCCGACAGCCTGACGTTTCAGAAACTGGTGGAACGCGGCACGATTCCGCCCGACGCGGCCGCGACGATTCCGCTGCACCCGACGCAGATCTACAGCTCCATCCTGGCGTTTTCCCTGGCGGCGTTCCTGACTTGGTATTTCCGTCATCGACCGTTTGAAGGAGCCGTGCTGGCTCTGGGCTGCACGATTTACCCGATCAATCGCTTCGTGCTGGAAGTAATCCGCGATGACGAACCCGCGCGGATGGGCACGGGCCTGACGTTCTCGCAACTGATGAGCATCGGGATCTTCCTGACCGGCTGCGGGATGCTGATCTGGCTCAGCCACCGTCACCGCGGCGAACACTCCGCTGCCGGAGCCACGAAAGCCGGCGCAGGGTAA
- the panC gene encoding pantoate--beta-alanine ligase, with protein MLVECSPAKTRQLLMARKKEGATVGVVPTMGALHQGHLNLIDAAATDCDFVVATIFVNPTQFGPNEDFKRYPRTLQSDLQLCEKAGADLVFTPDTADMYSSDAATSVHVSRLTEVLEGALRPGHFDGVTTVVAKLFNITVPDKAFFGQKDYQQQLIVRRMIADLNWGIEIVTCPTVRESDGLAMSSRNRYLSADQRQQALVLSRSLELAEMLAAECGNLPNDIAAKMQQLVQESHGVQLDYAVVVDCETLQTLSHRPSQAVALIAAKLGTTRLIDNAILRFT; from the coding sequence GTGCTGGTTGAATGCTCGCCCGCGAAAACTCGCCAACTGTTGATGGCACGAAAGAAGGAAGGAGCCACCGTTGGCGTCGTCCCCACGATGGGGGCACTGCATCAGGGACACCTGAACCTGATTGACGCGGCGGCGACCGACTGCGACTTTGTCGTTGCGACCATCTTTGTCAACCCGACACAATTCGGTCCGAACGAAGACTTCAAACGCTACCCCCGGACACTGCAATCGGACCTGCAGCTCTGCGAAAAGGCCGGCGCTGATCTCGTATTCACACCCGACACCGCTGACATGTACTCGTCCGACGCCGCCACGTCGGTTCACGTCAGTCGGTTGACCGAAGTTCTGGAAGGTGCTCTACGGCCCGGACACTTCGATGGCGTGACCACCGTCGTCGCCAAGTTGTTCAACATCACGGTACCGGACAAGGCGTTCTTCGGTCAGAAGGACTACCAGCAGCAACTGATCGTTCGCCGGATGATCGCCGATCTGAACTGGGGCATTGAAATTGTCACGTGCCCGACCGTGCGGGAAAGTGACGGTCTGGCGATGAGCAGCCGAAATCGGTACCTGTCGGCCGATCAGCGACAACAGGCGCTGGTGCTGTCCCGCAGCCTGGAACTTGCCGAAATGCTGGCGGCTGAATGCGGGAACCTTCCGAACGACATCGCGGCTAAAATGCAGCAATTGGTTCAGGAATCTCACGGAGTGCAACTGGACTATGCCGTGGTTGTGGACTGCGAAACTCTGCAGACACTGTCGCACCGACCGTCGCAGGCTGTCGCCCTGATCGCCGCAAAGCTGGGGACCACACGGCTGATCGACAACGCAATTCTGCGGTTCACCTGA
- a CDS encoding DUF1571 domain-containing protein yields the protein MIFRLRQTAVCILAGLAFTGTTQADEAADAKEHPLTPAIRYATECMAKVDSLPGYEATFFKREVVGSTLVSQKLRIKIRHEPFSVYLYFETPNEGREVIYVDGSNSGNLLVHEAGLAGLIGTLELAPGSPTAMNENRYPVTMAGISKAVQAVIDQWEEETKYAECEVKYFKDAKLGTMKCRVVESSHPEPRKQFKFHKTRLWVDEATGYPVRIQQFAFPKKAGAEPPVVEDYTFTDIKTDVKLTDVDFDTKNPKYNF from the coding sequence TGATATTCCGCCTGCGGCAGACGGCCGTTTGCATTCTGGCCGGCCTGGCCTTCACCGGCACGACTCAGGCCGACGAAGCTGCTGACGCCAAAGAACATCCGCTGACACCGGCAATTCGATACGCCACGGAATGCATGGCAAAGGTGGATTCCCTCCCCGGCTACGAAGCCACGTTTTTCAAACGCGAAGTTGTCGGCTCAACCCTGGTTTCTCAGAAGCTGCGGATCAAAATCCGACACGAACCGTTCAGTGTCTATCTGTACTTCGAAACTCCCAATGAAGGGCGTGAAGTCATCTACGTGGATGGCAGTAACAGCGGAAATCTGCTGGTCCACGAAGCCGGACTTGCCGGACTGATCGGGACACTGGAATTGGCACCGGGCAGCCCGACAGCCATGAACGAAAACCGTTACCCCGTCACCATGGCGGGAATCAGCAAGGCCGTGCAGGCCGTGATCGACCAGTGGGAAGAAGAGACCAAATACGCCGAATGCGAAGTCAAGTATTTCAAGGACGCCAAGCTCGGCACCATGAAGTGCCGTGTCGTGGAATCCAGCCACCCGGAGCCTCGCAAGCAATTCAAGTTCCACAAGACTCGCCTGTGGGTGGATGAGGCGACCGGCTACCCCGTGCGAATCCAGCAGTTCGCCTTTCCGAAGAAAGCCGGAGCCGAACCGCCGGTTGTCGAAGACTACACGTTTACCGATATCAAGACCGACGTGAAGCTGACAGACGTTGACTTCGACACAAAGAATCCGAAATACAATTTCTAA